From the Candidatus Parvarchaeota archaeon genome, the window GTTTTTTCCAAGCATCAGTGCAACTGCAGCCAGAGCCATTACCGCGGCCGCCTGTGCGAAAACTTTTGTTTGAATCTGGCATGGCAAACAAAACGGCCAAGCAAGTTTATATTTGTGCAACCGGCAAAAGAAATAATAACCCTCGGCGTAATCTGAATTGGTTTATTTAGGTTGATTTAATGAGAGATGGCAATGAGATTGGACGGAAAATTAACGAGCTGAAGCGTGCCAATTCCAAAAAGCGCGTTGCTTCCCCACAAAGGGAAGACATAATTTCCGCACTAAAATCTGTGCTTCGTATTGGCAAGTTCAAAACATTGCGCGACTGGGAGGCAAAAAACAGCGAGCTTGCCAAGCTTGAAAATGAAATAGTCAATGACAAGAGCATCTTCAGGTTCTTGAGGCGGGGGTTTTATGGTGAAATAATCCCTGACCACAAAATAGACTCGTTGTCATGGAAAACTGCGGCGTATTCGTGGGCGCTGAAAATCAAGAGTCCTGTTAGCGCCATGCTCCCAATCCAAATAGCCAACAAGAAGGGCAAAAAGAAGGAAAAAAGAAAGGAAAAAGCGTAAATATCCCCAACCTCCAAACTCAGAAGGGATTATTTGAGGGCAAAATTTGCATTAGCGCTTCTTTTTGCCATTCTCTTATTGGGTTGCACTAAACAAGGCAGTTTGGCGGACCGAAAAATTCTGATTCATCTGGCATGCAAACGGCGTCTGGGGGGTTGATTTATGTGAAAACACTTAAAATTTCGGCACCTTTCAATAACGGCGGGTTCATAGCAGACAGGTACACTTGCAAAGGGCCAAACATGTTCCCGCAAATCTCGGTTTCAGAAATACCAGCTGAGGCTGCATATCTTGCAATCGTTGTTGACGACCCGGACGCGCCAGGCGGGGCGTTTACGCATTTTACGGCATGGAATGTGGCTATCGGCCAGGGTGCCAAAAATCATGTTTTTGAAGAAGCGTGGGGCAACAAGGGCGCAGGTGGCACAGGGTCAGTTTTTGGAATGACCGACTTTGGGAAGTCTGGCTGGGGGGGCCCATGCCCGCCTCCTGGAAAACCGCACCGTTATTTTTTCAAAATCTATGCGCTCAAAGACCAGATAGAGGTGCAAAGCGGCTCAAAAATAGAGCTTGAGACAATAGTCGAGCGGCTGGCAATAGCAAAAGGGGAGACTGTTGGCTTGTACAAACGATAGCTCCCGACTATAATATTTGGCTTTATTTGCTGAAAGCTTGTCAATGCTTTAATTTATTCCACTAATTATTCCATATCTGCCGCAGAACTTTGAAAAATGCAGGGAAGCTTTTTTTGACGCATTCTGGGTTGCAAATTCTTATGCCGCCTATCCTGAGCCCTGCCACGGCAAATGCCATTGCAATCCTGTGGTCGTTATGGGGGTCGATAAGGCCGCCGTGCAGTCCAGTCCCCCCGATGCCGGCACCTTTGATATGTATCTTTCCGTCTTTGAATCGCGCTTTACCTCCAAGGTTTCTTATGTTCTCAATTATGGCCTGCACCCTGTCGCTTTCCTTGAGCCGCAGCGTTTCAACACCGCCAATCCTGCTTGTCCCACGGGCAAACAGGCACACGGCAGCCAGAGGCATTACAATATCCGGGCAGTCTGACATGTTAATATTTATAGCCTTTAAATTTCTGGCGCCAATAAGTTTTACACTCATCCTGCCAATTTTTATTTTGCAACCCATCTTTTCAAGGATTTCAGTGAAAAATTTGTCTCCCTGGCGCGTGTTGGCGCTTAGCCCTTTGACTCTGATGCTGCCGTTTGTAATGGCTGCCGCTGCAAAAAGGAATGCCGCTGAACTGTAATCGCCCTCAACCCTGTATCTGCATGGCCTGTAATTGCATGAAGCCACTCTAATCTCATTTTCTTTTTTTTCAGTTTTGGCTCCAAACCTTTCCATCACTTCGCGAGTAATTTCAATATATGGCCTTGAAGCAATTTTCTTGCCAATGTTCAAAACAATCCCTTTATTAATAAGGGGGCCTGTGACAAGCAAGGCCGATATAAACTGCGAGCTTGCGCTTGCTTCAATATTGCATTTTCCTCCATCAAGGCCGCTGCCGTTTATCCTTACTGGTAAATGCCCCTTCTCTTTGAGGTAATCAATACTGGCCCCAAGCCGCCTTAAGGCTTCAACAAGGGGCTTAATAGGCCTGCTTCTCATCTTCATGCTTCCATCCACGATGCTCTGGCCGCCAATCAGGCAGCATATGGGAAGCAGGAACCTTGCGCTCACCCCGGAGCCTTGGGCATTCACCTTTTCCGGCCGCAGCCTTTCAATCCCGCCATCTATTGAAATCTCTCCCTTCCCGATCCTGACTTTTGCACCAAGTTTTCTGACTGCCTCAAGTGCAGCAAGCTGGTCTTGCGCAAGAAGCGGATTAATTATTGTTGTCCTGCCGTTGGCTAAAGCGCCAATGTATATCGCCCTAAGAGTATGTGCTTTGGACGGGGGTGCGACAATCGTCGCGTTCATGGGCCTTTGGCATTTTTTTATTTCAACTGAACTTTGATGCATAGAACCAATCATTTTCTCAGCCGCCTGTCAAGTGCAATGAGCCCTGAAATCAGTTTTTTTCGCTCCAGTTTTGCAAACCTGTTAAATTTTTGCATGTCAGTGAAAAGTGCCGTTGAGTCATTTGCAATCAGGCTGTGCGCCTTGCAAAGCTGTCTGAACGAACTTGTGGCAAATTCGCCCTGCCCCTCCTTCACGTGGTTTTTGAGCACTCCTGCCCATCCTTTAAGCATAAAGTGCATCATTGCCTGCGTCCTAGCTATTTTCCTGTCGTGCTCCTCTGGCGTGCAAACAGAAACCTTAAGCCCAAGGCTTTTCAAAACCCGTTTTGCCTTTTTCAGCTGCATGCCAGTGCATCTTATTGGGCAAAGTACAATACCCAAACCGCCAAGCCCGCCCCTTGCGCTTTGGGGCCCAAAAAGCGGATGCGTGCCCATGATAAAGCACGATTTGGGAAGCAGCCTTTCCATTGCAGCTGCAGGCAGCTGCTTTACCGAGCAGGTGTCAAGCACCAGTGCGCCAGGACTTACGTGCTTGGCGGCATTCCTGGCGCAATTTTCAAATGCCGATATTGGGACTGCAAAAATTACTATTTTTCTTGATGCTGCTGCCTCAAGGCTTGAAAACACTACCCCTGGGCTTTTTGCTTTTGCCTTGAGCAATGCACTGCTGTCATAGGCGGTAATTTTTGCAAACTTTTGCAGATGCAGGGAAACCAGCCTTCCAAATGCCCCAAAACCGATTATGCCAACCTCAAGTTTTTTTGCCATCTTTATTCACGTCATAGCATCAAGCTAATAAATCCTAAATCGCATCCCCAATTAGGTTTCCTCAACTACTTTTGCCCCAGCTCATCTGCGATTATCTTTAGTGCAGCCACCAGTTTTTTCCCATTTTGGATTAATGCAATCCTGAAGCAATCCCTGTAATCGCCAAACATTGTCCCCGGACTTATTAATACTCCCTTTTTCGCAAGCTTTTTTGCAAGCTTTACTGCGTCAAGCCCTCTTCTCCTGACAAAGATGTAAAATCCTGCATCGGGCTTGCATAATTGCAGCCCTTGGGACTTTTCAAGTATGCCAAGTGCCACTCTCAGGCGCCTGGCAAAAATTTTTCTCCTGCCCTTTGCAACAGTGTCCCTCATTTTTGCCGCGGCTAAGGCGGCATCCTGGATGAAAAGCGGCACGTTTGTTATAAAAATCCTGTTTTGTTCCTCTGCCTGCCTTGCCATTTTGCCTTGGGGGAAAACAACATACCCTATCCTCCATCCTGTCATTGAAAATGTCTTTGAGAACGTGCCGATTTTTATCACATTTTTGCCTTCTGGGGCCTTGTTGTCTCTGCCGTCAAAGGCAAGGTCCCTATATGCCTCGTCGCTTAGCACATAAGCGCCCTTCTCTCTTGCAAGCCTTTCGATAAATTCAATGTCCGGCTTTTGAAGAGTCGTGCTTGTAGGGTTATTTGGCGAGTTGACAACTATCATGCCAGTATTTTTTGTCATTGCCATTGACAGTTTTTTTCGAGGCAACATAAACCCAAGATGCCCGTTCTTTTTTTCGGCAAGGCAGTCAATGACCCTTACTTTCAGTCTGTTTGCCCTTGCAATCTGCGAAAAACCGTGCCACGCAGGCCCAAGCACAACAATTCTTTCTCCAGGTCTTGTGCACACCTTCATTGCAAGGTTAATGGCCCATCTTGAGCCAGGCGTTATCACCACATTATTGGCATCGGCGCCGATTTTGGCTGCAATTGCCTTT encodes:
- a CDS encoding YbhB/YbcL family Raf kinase inhibitor-like protein; protein product: MQTASGGLIYVKTLKISAPFNNGGFIADRYTCKGPNMFPQISVSEIPAEAAYLAIVVDDPDAPGGAFTHFTAWNVAIGQGAKNHVFEEAWGNKGAGGTGSVFGMTDFGKSGWGGPCPPPGKPHRYFFKIYALKDQIEVQSGSKIELETIVERLAIAKGETVGLYKR
- the aroA gene encoding 3-phosphoshikimate 1-carboxyvinyltransferase, which encodes MIGSMHQSSVEIKKCQRPMNATIVAPPSKAHTLRAIYIGALANGRTTIINPLLAQDQLAALEAVRKLGAKVRIGKGEISIDGGIERLRPEKVNAQGSGVSARFLLPICCLIGGQSIVDGSMKMRSRPIKPLVEALRRLGASIDYLKEKGHLPVRINGSGLDGGKCNIEASASSQFISALLVTGPLINKGIVLNIGKKIASRPYIEITREVMERFGAKTEKKENEIRVASCNYRPCRYRVEGDYSSAAFLFAAAAITNGSIRVKGLSANTRQGDKFFTEILEKMGCKIKIGRMSVKLIGARNLKAININMSDCPDIVMPLAAVCLFARGTSRIGGVETLRLKESDRVQAIIENIRNLGGKARFKDGKIHIKGAGIGGTGLHGGLIDPHNDHRIAMAFAVAGLRIGGIRICNPECVKKSFPAFFKVLRQIWNN
- a CDS encoding prephenate dehydrogenase — encoded protein: MAKKLEVGIIGFGAFGRLVSLHLQKFAKITAYDSSALLKAKAKSPGVVFSSLEAAASRKIVIFAVPISAFENCARNAAKHVSPGALVLDTCSVKQLPAAAMERLLPKSCFIMGTHPLFGPQSARGGLGGLGIVLCPIRCTGMQLKKAKRVLKSLGLKVSVCTPEEHDRKIARTQAMMHFMLKGWAGVLKNHVKEGQGEFATSSFRQLCKAHSLIANDSTALFTDMQKFNRFAKLERKKLISGLIALDRRLRK
- a CDS encoding pyridoxal phosphate-dependent aminotransferase produces the protein MQMKKPMDLGVGDPDLKAPALLAKIARKSINEGRDCYASPAGQAILRKAIAAKIGADANNVVITPGSRWAINLAMKVCTRPGERIVVLGPAWHGFSQIARANRLKVRVIDCLAEKKNGHLGFMLPRKKLSMAMTKNTGMIVVNSPNNPTSTTLQKPDIEFIERLAREKGAYVLSDEAYRDLAFDGRDNKAPEGKNVIKIGTFSKTFSMTGWRIGYVVFPQGKMARQAEEQNRIFITNVPLFIQDAALAAAKMRDTVAKGRRKIFARRLRVALGILEKSQGLQLCKPDAGFYIFVRRRGLDAVKLAKKLAKKGVLISPGTMFGDYRDCFRIALIQNGKKLVAALKIIADELGQK